The proteins below are encoded in one region of Apium graveolens cultivar Ventura chromosome 4, ASM990537v1, whole genome shotgun sequence:
- the LOC141719188 gene encoding uncharacterized protein LOC141719188 — translation MQAVEQEYEPRITMSAVYLHHQQQHGADSSPRHGGSTMNHRVTDRSREKDHVRLYYDYFCNTSTYTEAQFCRKFQMRRSLFLSIEEAITAHDNYFIQRTDDRSHLFEDLAEGRGPEVRYTVNGHEYNMGFYLDDGRYPYWPTFVKTISKPLGNKKQYFLNAQKSLRKDVERAFGVLQYQFAMIRGPSRFWDVSTVKYFVIACIIC, via the exons ATGCAGGCGGTAGAACAAGAGTATGAACCAAGAATCACAATGAGTGCTGTTTACCTTCATCATCAACAACAACATGGAGCTGATTCTAGCCCGCGTCACGGTGGTTCTACAATGAATCATCGTGTAACTGATCGTAGTAGGGAAAAAGATCATGTTAGACTATATTATGATTATTTCTGTAATACATCTACATATACAGAAGCACAGTTCTGTCGAAAATTTCAGATGCGTAGATCATTATTTTTAAGCATTGAAGAAGCAATTACAGCTCATgataattattttattcaaaGAACTGATG ATCGATCTCATCTATTTGAAGATTTGGCGGAAGGTCGTGGACCTGAAGTTAGGTATACCGTCAATGGACATGAATATAACATGGGATTTTATCTTGATGACGGTAGATATCCTTACTGGCCAACTTTtgtcaaaacaatttcaaaacctTTGGGTAACAAAAAGCAATATTTTTTAAATGCACAAAAATCTCTTAGAAAAGATGTTGAGAGAGCATTTGGAGTTTTGCAATATCAATTTGCAATGATTCGTGGACCATCACGATTTTGGGATGTGAGCACAGTGAAATATTTTGTGATAGCCTGCataatatgttag
- the LOC141719189 gene encoding uncharacterized protein LOC141719189: MEVHEGICGDHMSAKALAHKIIRQGYYWPTIHQDALEFVKKCKERQLFSNVSRISPVLPYSVLSPIPFAVWGIDIMGPFPRAKGDLRTSLRTNTGETPFKLTYGTEAMLPIEVKSPSHRAINFDEEANEEGLRTNMELIDEVRDQALAKKERYKEKTKEHFSKKSRVKNFQVGDLVLRDIEASDLTNTEKLMPKWEGPYKVKEVLRPGTYKLMNMNDSEVPNT, from the exons ATGGAAGTCCATGAAGGGATATGCGGAGATCACATGTCTGCAAAGGCCCTAGCTCATAAAATCATAAGGCAAGGCTACTATTGGCCAACTATTCACCAGGATGCATTAGAGTTCGTGAAAAAATGTAAGGAACGCCAACTCTTCAGTAATGTGTCCCGGATCAGTCCAGTCCTACCTTACTCAGTCCTATCTCCAATACCCTTTGCTGTCTGGGGTATTGACATCATGGGACCCTTTCCGCGGGCCAAAGGAGATCTCAG gacaagccTCAGGACAAACACCGGTGAGACTCCATTTAAACTAACTTATGGCACAGAAGCAATGCTACCTATTGAGGTGAAATCTCCTTCTCACAGAGCAATAAACTTCGATGAAGAAGCTAACGAGGAAGGACTCAGAACAAACATGGAGCTAATTGATGAGGTCCGGGACCAAGCTTTAGCAAAGAAGGAAAGATATAAGGAGAAGACAAAAGAACATTTCAGTAAGAAGTCcagagtcaaaaacttccaagttggagacttGGTTCTTCGAGATATAGAAGCATCAGATCTTACAAACACTGAAAAGttaatgcccaaatgggaagggccatataaggtCAAAGAAGTCCTGAGGCCAGGAACCTACAAACTAATGAACATGAATGACTCAGAAGTTCCCAATACCTGA